A stretch of Bombus vancouverensis nearcticus chromosome 13, iyBomVanc1_principal, whole genome shotgun sequence DNA encodes these proteins:
- the LOC143303507 gene encoding uncharacterized protein LOC143303507 gives MLPPLTSQFNQSLANKRRLQIQIIQCKQIQTPPYQRAVLDSTFKKANKRRKLSKDAIKHISVMIRRAESKINDLQLNILMDLVRSTTFLENSFGAEVAQEHTTLITYRY, from the exons ATGCTTCCACCTCTAACATCGCAATTCAACCAGAGTCTTGCCAACAAACGGAGATTACAAATACAG ATAATCCAGTGCAAACAAATTCAAACACCGCCTTATCAAAGAGCGGTATTAGACAGTACTTTTAAGAAAGCAAACAAACGTAGGAAACTTTCCAAGGATGCCATTAAGCATATCAGCGTTATGATTAGACGAGCAGAAAGCAAGATTAACGATCTTCAATTAAATATTCTTATGGATCTCGTTCGGTCAACCACTTTTTTGGAAAATTCATTTGGAGCTGAAGTAGCTCAGGAGCATACGACATTAATTACGTATCGGtactaa